The following proteins come from a genomic window of Crassostrea angulata isolate pt1a10 chromosome 1, ASM2561291v2, whole genome shotgun sequence:
- the LOC128190983 gene encoding uncharacterized protein LOC128190983, producing the protein MSSFVKSFLILFASMAGHRTIGASCGGVLTNSSGTIMSPGFPVSYANDLSCDWDIICPGGNKIILTFTDIDVEYAGSNCFDSIKIFEDINASSTYEVCEGIDSASDKGSSILLSSSTVRIRFTSDSTVTRKGFKANYTFVPNNCVYEYNTSSGIVLSPNYAGRYPSNIQCVYSFTFGASQLLSLRFLSFELEKEVKDGSCADFVRLRNADLKMYGEFCGKTLPRSFSFYHGKALMMFSSDKTKTEAGFSLAYEVKNITECLQDPLGESYAGQINVTSNGSACARWDGTLAMKNGFSELLDQENYCRNPNNQPMPWCFNAATENPEYCNISFCDLTTTTQKTTTTTTTTTTTTKPITTTTTTTSKTTTPSTTTKTQTPTILSTTTRQKSNLTGPEPMVLSSTKVSTDFIIIVIVVPVLLLILIFGIAIAVVRFLVKKKKMSAPITQLRSIVNPNYVSKDSVVDGYIEALENDEISRQSIVAAHESVLRMSRKYSRSQPADTVYQSLEDVGGSGTLERKQSSKEESPYVEAINTYDVLRQKRGKKVDPNDFKTYSEVSIISEGNEHYDHTNTTSKVFENDEDQEIYTNTPSLLENVSVGQRAIDANVNKTKTNNRKNEMPSYATLNKKRHSSFVSPKSVLPELTSANNIRYSTGEKIFKNSNKSNGENENDQPIYSQPDKTRGMLDDVLSVLDEPENPNSDDGNTGGSNEQPVYATVHKTRQGSTKHPKKPSVPDPKDVKTRMSTSEKLGGGDVESESQQQQDNAIASVAPEEEEAIYEEADVQYDQLRRQRTRRNRNLGVKVSIYSEILPDTSNDEGIYSNTESGGRMIKSEQVMETKPPPSVDEPVIKADADSESPAEQDTNDAVIESSRL; encoded by the exons ATGTCTTCATTTGTCAAAAGTTTCTTGATATTGTTTGCAAGTATGGCCGGTCACCGCACTATTGGGG CCTCGTGCGGAGGGGTCCTGACAAATTCCTCTGGGACGATTATGTCACCTGGCTTTCCGGTAAGCTATGCCAACGACCTGTCTTGTGACTGGGATATCATCTGTCCAGGTGGTAACAAAATTATCCTGACGTTCACGGACATTGATGTTGAATACGCGGGTAGTAATTGTTTTGACAGCATTAAG ATATTTGAAGATATAAATGCCTCTTCGACCTATGAGGTATGTGAAGGAATTGATAGTGCAAGCGACAAAGGATCCTCCATTTTGTTAAGCTCGTCGACCGTCAGAATCCGCTTTACCTCGGACTCGACCGTCACTAGGAAGGGGTTCAAGGCCAACTATACTTTTGTTCCAAACA ATTGTGTATATGAATACAATACTTCATCTGGAATCGTTTTGTCACCAAACTATGCCGGTAGATATCCCTCAAACATACAGTGTGTATATTCATTCACTTTTGGGGCGAGCCAGCTTTTGTCTCTACGATTTCTGTCCTTTGAACTCGAAAAGGAGGTCAAGGACGGATCCTGCGCCGATTTCGTCAGG CTAAGGAATGCCGACTTAAAAATGTATGGGGAATTTTGTGGCAAGACGCTTCCGCGAAGCTTCTCTTTCTATCATGGAAAAGCGTTGATGATGTTTTCCAGTGACAAAACGAAAACCGAGGCAGGATTTAGTCTTGCGTATGAAG tgaaaaatatCACCGAATGTCTCCAGGATCCGTTAGGGGAAAGTTATGCAGGTCAAATCAACGTCACTAGTAACGGCAGCGCATGCGCACGGTGGGATGGCACACTTGCAATGAAAAACGGGTTCAGTGAATTGTTAGATCAAGAGAACTACTGCAGGAACCCTAATAACCAGCCAATGCCTTGGTGCTTCAATGCGGCGACCGAAAATCCCGAGTACTGCAACATCTCATTTTGTG ACTTAACGACCACCACACAGAAAACGacaacaacaacgacgacgacaacaacaacaacaaaaccaaTAACtactacaacaacaacaacctcCAAGACGACAACTCCATCGACAACCACAA AAACCCAGACACCAACAATCTTATCGACCACTACCAGACAGAAGAGTAATCTAACAGGACCAG AGCCTATGGTTCTTTCGTCTACCAAAGTTTCAACAGACTTCATTATCATTGTAATTG tggTTCCGGTCCTGCTTTTGATACTCATATTTGGAATTGCTATTGCAGTTGTTCGCTTCCTTGTAAAGAAAAA aaAAATGAGCGCTCCAATAACGCAACTTCGGTCAATCGTTAATCCAAACTACGTTTCCAAAGACAGCGTTGTCGACGGCTACATAGAGGCTCTCGAGAATGACGAAATTTCCCGACAATCCATCGTAGCAGCACACGAGTCAGTACTGCGCATGTCACGGAAATACTCCAGATCTCAGCCGGCTGACACCGTGTATCAGTCGTTAGAAGATGTTGGTGGCTCAGGTACCCTGGAACGAAAACAGTCGAGTAAAGAAGAGAGCCCGTATGTGGAGGCTATAAACACATATGACGTTTTGAGGCAGAAAAGAGGAAAGAAAGTTGATCCTAATGACTTCAAAACCTACAGCGAAGTATCCATCATCAGCGAAGGAAACGAACACTATGATCATACAAATACTACTAGTAAAGTATTTGAAAACGATGAAGACCAGGAAATATATACGAACACACCATCGCTTTTGGAAAATGTCTCCGTTGGCCAAAGAGCTATAGATGCTAATGTGAACAAAACGAAAACGAACAATAGGAAAAATGAAATGCCAAGTTATGCAACTCTCAATAAAAAGAGACATAGTTCATTTGTCAGCCCAAAATCCGTGCTACCGGAATTGACCAGTGCAAATAACATTCGTTATTCAACCGgagagaaaatttttaagaattctAATAAATCAAATGGGGAAAACGAAAATGACCAACCTATATACAGTCAACCTGATAAGACTAGAGGAATGTTGGACGATGTTCTCTCAGTTCTAGACGAACCGGAAAACCCCAACAGCGATGATGGAAACACTGGGGGTTCCAATGAGCAACCGGTGTATGCAACTGTGCACAAAACTCGTCAAGGTTCTACTAAACACCCCAAAAAACCAAGTGTACCAGACCCGAAAGACGTAAAAACGAGAATGTCAACTAGCGAGAAATTAGGAGGAGGCGACGTCGAGTCGGAAAGCCAGCAACAACAAGATAATGCCATTGCATCCGTTGCTCCGGAGGAAGAAGAGGCCATCTACGAGGAAGCTGATGTTCAGTACGACCAACTGCGGCGTCAGCGCACGCGCCGCAATAGGAATCTTGGTGTGAAAGTGTCGATTTACAGTGAGATACTACCAGACACATCAAATGACGAAGGCATATATAGCAACACAGAGAGTGGAGGAAGAATGATCAAAAGTGAACAGGTCATGGAGACTAAACCACCCCCGTCAGTCGATGAGCCGGTGATAAAGGCTGATGCTGATTCAGAAAGTCCTGCGGAACAAGACACTAACGATGCAGTGATTGAAAGTTCAAGACTGTAA
- the LOC128191362 gene encoding cubilin-like gives MLFFFLLASVSPLLVKADCHGNQLMAGNGMIQSEGYPVNYGNNLNCSWTIRASAMEQVILTFSDVMLEDCEFCNCDYVQVLDGPDPSSPVIGTYCGENRRPFSVMSSGEALTVVFVTDASNEEGGLTGFRANYTSIPKCGGNYATMNGTITSPADLNNMYPNNADCVYQITVPAMYTIFLKVDRLILQDKFMETGCSDFLEVKETAMGTDLGKYCGEMDRFSVMTSQNTMWLRFSSDNTTTSQGFTVLWDVIENTRYYTNPTGMISSPSFGGMYPFNANITYTITLPVFKQVFLKFSVFDLEPEVVQDVASMPGQNCADLLEIYDSSGRLESYCGLRNPFSILSMNNSITLMFKSNLAINRRGFVAEYETIERNTVFTDYNGLITPPQYQGMYAHNLDSNYTITRPQNEPILLSILNFEVQEPVNGTCLDYLQIGTETICGEQNPKTYIFYGSTSFRFKSDFFLSGAGFQAQYDVCNTTIMEDSGVLRSPGYPAVTYDNITCIYSLRQSQHRTFDIDFTKFDLPPKVNGMCDNYVKITDPHSGDIEVATMEGGQMMKETMLCGNRAPFNVTVQAREIRITYVSASSNNTMGFNLNFNITDIPTTTTPTTTTTTGTTSTTQAPPTSSTPGVGGPGTNDNTTSASLPIIIAIIVVSVLLFIVAVICIAKSKSSKNDSENLKILSVRRTRQSCAVLNPSYESNEELNRGELK, from the exons atgctttttttcttccttttggCTTCTGTATCTCCGCTTCTTGTAAAAG CTGATTGCCATGGGAACCAGCTGATGGCGGGAAATGGAATGATACAAAGTGAAGGCTATCCGGTGAACTACGGGAATAATCTGAACTGTTCATGGACCATCCGGGCGTCAGCGATGGAGCAGGTTATTCTCACATTTAGTGACGTCATGCTGGAAGACTGCGAGTTTTGTAACTGTGATTACGTTCAG GTACTAGATGGGCCTGACCCCTCCAGTCCAGTTATTGGGACATACTGTGGGGAGAATCGTCGGCCGTTCTCTGTCATGTCTTCGGGGGAGGCCCTCACCGTGGTGTTTGTGACGGATGCCAGCAACGAGGAGGGGGGTTTGACTGGATTCCGGGCCAACTACACATCCATACCCA AATGCGGAGGGAACTATGCAACGATGAATGGCACCATAACGTCTCCGGCTGATCTCAACAACATGTATCCAAACAACGCCGACTGTGTGTACCAGATTACGGTTCCCGCCATGTACACCATCTTCCTGAAGGTGGACAGACTGATTCTGCAGGACAAATTTATGGAGACCGGTTGTTCTGATTTCCTAGAA GTGAAGGAGACAGCGATGGGAACAGATCTAGGAAAGTATTGCGGGGAGATGGACAGGTTCAGCGTGATGACGTCACAAAACACCATGTGGCTCAGGTTCTCCTCTGACAACACAACAACGTCACAAGGGTTTACCGTCCTTTGGGATGTTATAG AAAACACAAGGTATTATACAAACCCGACTGGAATGATAAGTTCCCCAAGCTTTGGCGGGATGTACCCATTCAATGCCAACATTACCTACACCATCACGTTACCTGTATTCAAACAAGTGTTCCTAAAGTTCTCGGTCTTTGATTTGGAACCAGAGGTTGTGCAAGACGTGGCGAGCATGCCGGGACAAAACTGCGCCGATCTACTGGAG aTATATGATTCTTCTGGCCGATTGGAGTCTTACTGTGGGCTGAGGAACCCGTTTAGCATTCTATCGATGAATAACAGCATAACTCTAATGTTCAAGTCTAATTTAGCAATAAATCGGCGAGGATTCGTAGCAGAATACGAAACAATAG AAAGGAATACTGTGTTCACGGATTACAATGGATTAATAACACCTCCCCAGTATCAAGGGATGTACGCACACAATCTGGACAGCAACTACACAATTACCAGGCCCCAGAACGAACCCATCCTGCTATCCATACTCAATTTCGAAGTCCAAGAACCCGTCAACGGCACATGTCTGGATTATTTACAG ATAGGAACTGAGACAATATGCGGGGAACAGAACCCAAAGACCTACATTTTCTACGGATCGACGAGCTTTAGATTCAAGTCGGATTTTTTTCTATCCGGTGCAGGATTTCAAGCCCAGTACGACG TCTGTAACACGACCATCATGGAGGACTCTGGTGTTCTCCGCTCCCCGGGCTATCCGGCGGTCACCTACGACAACATCACCTGCATCTACTCCCTCAGACAGTCCCAGCACAGAACGTTTGACATAGACTTCACAAAATTCGATCTTCCCCCTAAAGTCAACGGAATGTGTGACAACTACGTCAAA ATAACTGATCCTCATAGCGGAGACATAGAAGTAGCGACCATGGAGGGAGGGCAGATGATGAAGGAGACCATGCTCTGTGGGAACAGAGCTCCTTTTAACGTCACAGTTCAAGCCAGGGAAATCAGAATTACTTATGTCTCTGCCTCCAGCAACAACACAATGGGTTTCAACTTGAATTTTAATATTACTGACATAC CAACTACCACCACTCCAACCACAACCACTACCACTGGTACCACATCCACAACGCAAGCCCCGCCCACATCCTCAACACCAGGAG TGGGTGGACCTGGGACTAATGACAATACCACGTCAGCCAGCTTACCTATCA TCATTGCTATCATCGTCGTCAGTGTCCTGCTATTCATCGTTGCCGTTATTTGCATCGCAAAGTCAAA gagttcaaaaaatgactcTGAGAACTTGAAGATCCTGTCAGTGCGCAGGACCCGACAGTCCTGCGCCGTACTGAACCCAAGCTACGAGTCAAACGAAGAGCTCAACCGAGGAGAACTCAAATAG
- the LOC128190246 gene encoding uncharacterized protein LOC128190246, whose protein sequence is MNSVLILYTVILSCTSEVVSLSCDCTTQDNGLSVMSMALIGVLGLLIIVVTALAIMVVKLSFSKRAPMRRPRPSERKNHSRNSRHKQQNTTMEPSSQPVLSALYAEAETPLTKNVRMTDDASQHYAEAGGTGHYAETQAFAVTDEPKHTTGVKRGGKYGYSTVNKPGNKKKSSDQASKSSSTLPRHLPSDNVYMPLTEGEYDHLNQPRPKNSIPNENQTKGIKLIPYQQVSLRRKKEPEIPYDVPRSHKKNLNPQETYDVPPSHTSQSSEAQETYDVPPSSSQNHTETQETYDVPGSNTPLNDYDAPRSNVNSAASSQMMYDVPPPSNERPLPGQMMYDRPPLIPTALSGVYDVPKSQKNSPKNSPKSSPKLGNVINK, encoded by the exons ATGAATTCCGTTCTTATTTTATATACTGTGATTTTGTCATGTACATCCGAag TTGTATCCCTATCATGCGATTGCACTACACAGG ACAATGGACTGAGTGTGATGTCGATGGCTTTGATAGGAGTATTAGGCCTCCTGATCATAGTGGTCACAGCACTCGCTATAATGGTGGTCAAACTCAG CTTTTCTAAACGAGCGCCAATGCGTCGACCGAGGCCATCGGAGAGAAAGAACCATTCGAGAAATTCCAGACACAAACAGCAGAACACCACAATGGAGCCGAGCTCGCAGCCCGTGCTGTCGGCCCTCTACGCCGAGGCCGAGACGCCACTGACGAAAAACGTGCGCATGACAGACGATGCGTCACAGCATTACGCAGAGGCGGGGGGCACGGGGCATTACGCTGAGACGCAAGCGTTCGCGGTAACGGATGAGCCAAAACACACAACTGGAGTTAAACGAGGAGGGAAGTATGGCTACTCGACTGTAAACAAGCCTGGTAACAAAAAGAAGAGCAGTGACCAGGCTAGTAAATCATCCTCCACGCTCCCTCGCCACCTACCGAGCGACAATGTATACATGCCTCTGACAGAGGGAGAGTATGACCATTTGAATCAACCGAGACCCAAGAACTCGATTCCAAACGAGAACCAGACAAAGGGAATCAAGCTAATTCCATATCAACAAGTTAGTTTAAGGAGAAAGAAGGAACCCGAGATTCCGTACGATGTGCCACGAAGTCATAAGAAGAATTTAAATCCACAGGAAACGTACGACGTGCCGCCATCCCACACATCACAATCGTCAGAGGCCCAAGAAACGTACGATGTGCCCCCTTCATCTTCTCAAAACCATACCGAGACTCAAGAAACGTATGATGTCCCGGGAAGTAATACACCGCTCAATGACTACGACGCTCCCAGGAGCAACGTTAACTCtgctgccagtagtcagatgaTGTACGACGTACCCCCACCGTCTAACGAGCGGCCCCTCCCCGGGCAGATGATGTACGATAGGCCCCCACTGATCCCAACAGCTCTGTCAGGCGTCTACGATGTCCCAAAGTCACAGAAAAACAGTCCCAAAAATAGCCCCAAATCAAGTCCCAAACTGGGAAACGTTATAAATAAATGA
- the LOC128185100 gene encoding INO80 complex subunit D-like, with translation MYEGKNIHYTSGADHKPLCSFSAKVCNQHRLNGYGFCVRHILEDPTAPFRRCAYVAKSSKQMCTQAIPLHEKREYCNNHMQVLGMLPKKEKKQKPPKQPTVQQMPMVPREKLPFKDRVSRFNSSKINCAPPGNDLRRLSNVLKSDVFNVETEDVDDPYAFPDPGGEEKTKTTVNTILPSSSPYHEAPLSVGSQGSHGSKSPGDGGMGVSSIAKLYPELAEKLEKIKPKFDTGNKSKEKGKAKSSRTMNRLQTKIAQNRIKDKLKRNQESNSQSQSPCYNFNSSSSLSAVNHYNFIDRTVPSSSTETSPCQQTPGILNSISHKRNSLPVYIMPQSVNGLPESTTNFNLPGHGFLPQGIPHGMPLELLPGMPNSVPKLPKDFISSEMVMGLNSFPIPPQEQIQNHVGSTSLPLSNTVAHLSTQNSVKNKVSPLGGETPKQKNIQENEKFNTMIPSKQQPPPVPPPPSYSQSVALGYPPSVTSLTSMPEIKVEPKPVLGAPQEDIPPPPPYESKPVKNTKSKNSTQSLYGSNVIKDLPKKDITRPHKFKMESDSSAVLKKKFKKDMEVLDYYQDVVKQKRENHDLVGAGFDFSDDTSDSDSDDVVSWQPDWFSPSSDEEMPEDEEEAADILRTTKLALLRARLRRRCFQYRKSHKSNNRQQLSKNETTLALVKASKEGPKATVSVVKEMMHQQNKTVDRVKKRRLERRQCSYKSEKEEQCKNPVLPYTNHCLSHIMYNVDQQLFDYCTAKFADNTQCCTPVFDIRHELPLCMEHAMKADNYSKDQDSESKQKRARKKTKPSALTRPPRKGKKKKNARKPPRPQKPSPPSEPTGITGMPVSATTTVTVKESPPPPTPSSAGVTSQYTTPQPEESIKNTVSPVTVPPKPQNSPPVAAVGGVQVTSRQEKNSLSELSENMLGGVDNFNTELPLEQASKLLEEPDFQDVFNKLPDEAFNLFGKNGDFNPTSEEFEELERHLAAANMDVSNAQKTLETFDLDLDEEQLKQILFGSNTSTSNSGTLGGMINGEDQESINAIARSLSASEQLLPKTTTLSETNIPFTGANMNSFPYSQIPGQVVTPPNKVVTQNSVMYSNNSQYSQFQTPPSYAASHIVNNPPAYAVSQALVNQTPPSYVSQAMVHHTQQPSYGAGQGLPSHSYPQHIALQSSQIRPMGSQSNMSGVMQAVSTASDLKLQSKIDSQQNATPMKVVLNQLPELSNKTSTLPVSMQGSLPLPQTPWPITSGQVPPFQNGYPVHGMYLQGTNDMMTNLKYNMNAQHTEHVSQVGEGSAPPHHVTLPPAGSLQGIPGFSHQQFVKSFTASSGKGS, from the exons ATGTATGAAGGCAAAAACATTCACTATACATCTGGAGCTGATCACAAACCCTTATGTTCATTTAGTGCCAAAGTATGTAATCAGCACCGCCTCAATGGATATGGCTTTTGTGTACGCCACATTTTGGAGGACCCCACAGCACCATTTAGGCGATGTGCATATGTGGCCAAGTCCAGTAAACAAATGTGTACCCAGGCAATTCCTCTGCATGAAAAACGAGA ATATTGCAACAATCACATGCAAGTCTTGGGAATGCTaccaaagaaagaaaagaaacaaaagcCCCCAAAACAACCCACAGTGCAGCAGATGCCCATGGTCCCAAGAGAAAAGTTACCTTTCAAGGATAGAGTGTCCAGATTCAACTCGAGCAAAATCAACTGTGCCCCTCCTGGAAATGATCTCAGAAGAttaagtaatgttttaaaaagtgatgtGTTTAATGTAGAGACAGAGGATGTAGATGATCCGTACGCTTTTCCTGATCCCGGTGGTGAGGAGAAAACCAAAACAACAGTGAATACTATTCTTCCCTCATCTAGTCCCTATCATGAGGCCCCTCTCTCAGTTGGATCTCAGGGTTCACATGGTTCAAAGTCCCCGGGAGATGGGGGAATGGGAGTGTCCTCCATTGCCAAACTCTACCCAGAGCTTGCTGAAAAACTGGAAAAAATTAAACCCAAGTTTGATACTGGAAACAAAAGCAAAGAGAAGGGAAAGGCCAAAAGCTCTCGAACAATGAACAGACTACAAACCAAAATTGCTCAGAACAGAATCAAAGACAAGTTAAAACGAAACCAAGAATCAAATTCTCAGTCACAATCTCCTTGTTACAACTTTAATAGTTCATCCTCATTAAGTGCTGTTAACCATTATAACTTCATTGACAGAACAGTGCCAAGTAGCTCCACTGAAACTTCACCTTGTCAGCAAACACCAGGAATTCTGAATTCTATTAGTCATAAAAGAAATTCTCTTCCTGTATATATAATGCCACAGAGTGTGAATGGTCTCCCGGAATCAACAACAAATTTCAATCTTCCAGGCCACGGATTTCTTCCTCAAGGAATCCCCCATGGAATGCCATTGGAATTACTACCTGGAATGCCCAACTCGGTGCCAAAACTACCAAAAGATTTTATCAGCTCTGAGATGGTAATGGGACTAAATAGTTTTCCAATTCCGCCGCAAGAACAAATTCAAAATCATGTGGGATCAACATCTCTACCTCTCAGTAATACTGTTGCTCATCTGTCCACACAAAATTCTGTGAAAAACAAGGTTTCTCCTTTGGGAGGTGAAACACCAAAGCAGAAAAACATTCAGGAAAATGAAAAGTTTAATACAATGATACCAAGTAAACAGCAGCCCCCGCCTGTTCCCCCTCCCCCTTCCTACTCACAGTCAGTAGCCTTAGGATATCCTCCCTCTGTCACCTCATTGACCTCAATGCCAGAAATTAAGGTGGAACCCAAACCTGTGTTAGGGGCACCTCAGGAGGATATTCCCCCACCGCCACCATACGAAAGTAAGCCTGTGAAAAATACCAAGTCCAAGAATTCTACACAAAGTCTGTATGGCTCCAATGTGATAAAAGATCTCCCTAAAAAAGATATTACACGACCTCACAAATTTAAGATGGAAAGTGATAGCAGTGCTGTACTGAAGAAAAAGTTCAAGAAGGATATGGAAGTCCTGGACTATTACCAGGATGTTGTGAAACAAAAGAGAGAAAACCACGATCTTGTTGGTGCAG GCTTTGATTTTTCTGATGACACCAGTGACTCTGACAGTGATGATGTAGTGTCATGGCAACCTGACTGGTTCTCCCCCTCTTCAGACGAGGAAATGCCGGAGGATGAGGAGGA GGCTGCAGATATTCTTAGAACGACCAAACTCGCATTGTTGAGGGCGCGTTTACGACGGAGATGTTTCCAGTATAGAAAGTCTCACAAGTCCAATAACAGACAACAACTTTCTAAAAATGAAACCACGCTTGCCCTTGTTAAAGCCTCTAAAGAGGGACCCAAGGCAACAGTATCAGTTGTCAAGGAAATGATGCATCAGCAAAATAAGACAGTTGACAG GGTTAAGAAGCGGAGGCTTGAGAGGCGGCAATGTAGCTACAAGTCTGAGAAAGAGGAGCAGTGTAAAAACCCTGTCCTTCCATACACAAACCATTGTCTGTCTC ATATAATGTACAACGTTGACCAGCAGCTGTTTGATTACTGCACTGCTAAGTTTGCTGACAACACTCAGTGCTGTACTCCAGTCTTTGATATTCGCCACGAGCTGCCCCTTTGTATGGAGCATGCGATGAAAGCG gATAACTACTCAAAAGACCAGGATTCTGAATCCAAACAGAAGCGAGCCAGGAAGAAGACCAAGCCTTCAGCCCTGACTAGACCACCTCGCAAagggaagaagaagaagaacgCACGTAAACCACCCCGCCCACAGAAACCCTCCCCTCCCAGCGAGCCAACAGGAATAACAG GAATGCCAGTATCCGCCACAACGACAGTGACTGTCAAAGAATCTCCTCCCCCTCCCACGCCCAGTAGTGCAGGGGTTACTAGTCAGTACACCACCCCACAGCCCGAGGAATCTATCAAAAACACTGTGTCTCCCGTGACTGTACCCCCCAAACCTCAGAACAGTCCCCCAGTGGCAGCCGTAGGAGGGGTTCAAGTGACCAGCAGGCAGGAGAAGAATTCCTTGTCTGAACTATCCGAGAACATGTTGGGTGGAGTCGATAACTTTAACACAG aATTACCATTGGAGCAAGCCTCAAAACTGCTTGAAGAACCAGATTTTCAGGATGTATTCAACAAACTCCCAGATGAAGCATTTAATTTATTCG GTAAAAATGGAGACTTCAATCCTACAAGTGAAGAATTTGAAGAACTTGAAAGGCATCTGGCAGCTGCTAATATGGATGTATCCAATGCTCAAAAGACGCTGGAAACATTTGATCTGGATTTGGATGAAGAGCAACTAAAACAGATTTTATTTGGTTCTAATACAAGCACATCAAATAGTGGAACACTAGGAGGAATGATTAATGGGGAGGACCAAGAAAGTATCAACGCAATTGCTCGAAGTCTGTCAGCCTCTGAGCAGTTGTTGCCGAAGACAACAACTTTATCGGAAACCAATATTCCATTTACTGGTGCTAATATGAACTCCTTTCCCTATTCCCAAATACCTGGTCAGGTTGTGACTCCTCCAAACAAAGTGGTCACTCAAAACAGTGTGATGTACTCCAACAATTCACAGTACTCTCAGTTTCAGACACCTCCTAGCTATGCTGCGAGTCATATAGTGAACAATCCCCCTGCGTATGCTGTGAGTCAGGCATTAGTGAATCAGACTCCCCCTAGTTATGTTAGTCAAGCGATGGTCCATCACACACAGCAGCCTAGTTATGGTGCCGGTCAAGGATTGCCCAGTCATTCGTATCCTCAGCATATTGCCTTGCAATCCTCACAAATTCGACCAATGGGAAGCCAATCAAACATGTCAGGAGTTATGCAGGCAGTTTCCACAGCCTCAGATTTAAAACTACAATCCAAAATAGATTCACAACAAAATGCTACGCCGATGAAGGTGGTGCTAAACCAGTTACCAGAGCTCAGTAACAAGACTTCGACTTTACCGGTTTCCATGCAGGGGTCTCTACCACTGCCTCAAACTCCTTGGCCAATTACTTCTGGGCAGGTCCCTCCCTTTCAAAATGGCTATCCTGTGCATGGAATGTATCTTCAGGGAACAAATGATATGATGACAAACTTGAAATATAACATGAATGCTCAACACACAGAACATGTGAGCCAGGTGGGTGAAGGAAGTGCACCCCCACATCACGTGACTCTCCCTCCCGCGGGAAGCTTGCAGGGGATTCCTGGCTTTAGTCACCAGCAGTTTGTAAAGTCATTTACGGCCTCCAGTGGCAAGGGCTCATGA